Below is a genomic region from Halobacterium sp. CBA1132.
AAGCGGTGCGTGGGCCGGTCAGGCGTCGTGGCCTTGCCCCTTCTGCCCCGTCAGTTCGTCGGGAACGAGGCGGTAGCGGGGTTGGTCGGTGATGGGTTCGCCGTGCGGGAACAGGCTGGCGAACTGGGCGTTCTCGAACATCGTCTCGGTGACGTCGTCGGTGTCGTCGGCCGAGACTTCCTCGATGGGGCCGCGTGCGACGACGCTGCGCCAGTGGTGTTCGTCCTCGAAGTTGTACGTGGAGAACGTCGCTCGCTCGGTGGTGGCGGCGTAGTCGAGTTTCTCGCTGTCCTCCCCGAACTGGAGGAGGATGAAGTAGAGGTGTTCGCCGTCCCACCCGAACGAGATGGGCATCCCGTACGCGACGTTCTCGCTGGCCAGCGACAGCACGCCGATGCCGCGCTCACGGAGGAACTCGTCGCGTTCGTTCTCGTCCATGGCGACGCCACGAAGGGGCCGGTCGCTCGCATCTGGTGCTTCCATACGAACACGTTAGTGTAGGGGTACGAAGAAACCGGGTACGAACATGTTCGTCCTTTCCGACAGTATCGTGTACTGGTCACTATTGTAGCGTGCTATCGAGCGGGGAAACATCTATACCCCTGTTCCACGTGGGTTGTAATACATGAGTGGCTCAGACGAGGTAGACGCACCCGTCGTTATCGCGGGCGCCGGCCCGACCGGCATGACCGCCGCGCTCGCGCTGAACGCGCGAGGCGTCGACAGCATCATCCTCGAAGCCGACCCCGAGGACCGAGAACGGCCCGGCAGCCGAGCAATCTACGTCCACAAGGACACGCTACGCACGCTGGAGAACGCCTCCCCCGGCCTCGGCCACCGGCTCGTCGACAACGGCATGATTTGGTCGACCCGCCGGACGCTGTTCCGCGGGAAGGAAGTGTTCGAACGCACCTACCCCGACCCCGGCGGCGACGGCGACCTCCCGCACTTCTCCAGTCTCCCGCAGGTCTGGACGGAGGAGTACATGCTCGACGCCGTCGAGGACGCCGGCATCGACGTCCACTGGGGCGACGGCGTCGAGACCGTCGACTCCAGCGAGGACGTCGTGCGCGTCGAAACCGAGAGCGGCGAGGAGTACACCGCCGAGTACGTCGTCGGCGCGGACGGCGCCGGCTCGACGGTCCGCAAGGAAATCGGCGGGAAGTTCGACGGCACCGAGTCCGCGAACTCCTTCATCATCGCGGACATCGAGGAGGACGAGGACAACCCCCTGATGCAGGAGCGGGTGTTCCACTACGACCACCCGCGCGTGGACGGCCGTAACGTCCTGCTCGTGCCGTTCAAGGGCGGCTGGCGGGTCGACATCCAGTGCAAGGAAGACGACGACCCCCAGAAGATGACCGAGGACGACGAGATCAGCGAACTCGTCGCGAGGACGCTCGGCGAGCGCTACCGCGACCGCGTCGAGTGGGTCTCCCAGTACAAGTTCAAGCAGGTCATCGCCGACCGGATGGTCGACGACAACGACCGCGTGCTGCTCGCGGGCGAGGCCGGCCACCTGTTCGCGCCGTTCGGCGCGCGCGGGATGAACTCCGGCGTGGCCGACGCGGAAGCCGCCGCCAGCGCCATCACGGTCGCACAGAACGCGGACGTCGAGTCTGCACGCGCCGCCGAAATCACCCAGTACGGCATCACGCGCCTGAAGGCCGCCGAGTACAACAAGAACGCCGCCGGCCAAGCGCTGGAGTACCTGCAGGGCGACAGCTACGTCACGCGAGCGAAGAAGTGGCTGGCCGCGAAGGCGTCGCCGTACTACGAGCCCGCGGGCGAGTGGCTCGACGACGCGCCGTACGGGCCACACGGCGGCCCGCCGGTGACCATCGGGCAGTACTAGTCGGTCCCACGCGGACCGAACCGAGGCACAGTCGGTTTTCTCTTTACGCGCCGTTTCTTCGCTCTCCCGACGCTGACGACTCCTATCGGAGCCCCAGAGTACTTGGCTCACGGAAACGAGAGCATTCAGACCGCCGGGAACGCGGACGAGATCGCGCCCTACCGTGTGATTCGGTCACGGGGAACGAAATAGGGTGTCGGACCGGAAACCGCGCCGATACACTGTGATTCCGAGCAGAGCGACGAGTACGCGGCAAATATGGTGTTCAGTCGTGTGTCAGCCGTCCTCACGCGCATTTTCCACCCTACGAGCTTTACCTCCGTTTATCAGTACCCGAAGTCCGTTCGGTGACACAGAACAGTATTTCCTGGAGTTTTTCTCGAAGCCTCTAGAGTTATTACAGCCAGTGTAGCAAGTTCTACATCCGTTTCTCTAGTGGTATCGAGAATCAGCTGTCACTGGTAGAGATAGATTCATCGCGTCCGTAGTAAATATCGTGTTCTCTGACACAGTCTGTGCGCCCCGTTGAACCACGAACTCCACGACCGGGCAGCATTATTTCATAGATTTTTATCCAGAATGAAGCAGAGACCAGCCACATCTAGCGTTCGCTGTGGGAGAACACCAATAAGTGTAACTTCTTCGACCTCAATACTCGTACAGTCACCACTGTACCTCCGTAGAGAGCAACCAGTGTAATCCCGCGGTCGCGACAGTACCGTGAACGTGTGGGAATGCCGGCGTATCCCACAGTTGATGAGAACGCTCCCCGTGACCACGGAGGGGCCACGCCACCCGTGCGGACAGCGACGCTAAAACACGAGTCGCGGGCTCGTCGCCGGCACCCTCTCAGAATAACATCGTTACTCGTGTTATGCTCGCTGCTCGTCGCAGTCACAACCGCCCGCGGTCAGCAACTCGGAGACGCTGTACTGGCTGTCACACTCCGTGCAGAGGATGCGCACGTCGACCATCACACGGAACTCCCCCAGCGTGAGGCGGGACGTGCTGCGGAGTTGGTCAAGTTTCGTCTCGGTCACTGAGACCAGCCGTCCGCGGAGCTTCTGCACGGCGTCAGCGACGGTTTCGAGGCGGTCGCCGGTGTCGCGCTCGTACTCCGCGCCGCGGTAGTCCTTGAGATAGCTGCGCACCGCTTGATAGGTCACCACGTCGTCCCCGAGGGCGTCAACGTCGACGCCCTCGCGTTCGAGGCGGCGGCGGAGCTGAGTCTGCTCGGCAGCACCCGTCCCGCCGCCGGTCAACGAACGAACGACGTCCCCCACCTCGGACTCGGAAGGGTGGATGCCGGCCTCGTAGAGGCGCTCCCGGACGAGTTCCCGGTTGAAGTGCGTCGCGAGGTCCCGGAGACTCCAGTGGTCGTCGCCCGTCGCCGTCCAGCGCGCCTCCAACTCCGCGCCAACGCCGTCGAGACCGTACTCATCGACGAGCCGCGCGACCTTGCTCCGGCGGCTCCCAGTGTCGTGCTCTGCGTCGCCCATACGTCCGGTATGCAATCACGGACAGTTATACTTACGCCTGCGAGCCGACCTCGCCACGTCGCGGCGAGGCCGAACGCCACCCGACGCTACAGGTTCGACGCAGTCGAGCCGCCGTCGATTGGCACCGCGGCGCCGTTGATGTACCCGGATTTGGGCGAACTCAGGAACGCGACCGTGTTCCCCAGTTCCATCGGGTCGCCGACGCGTTCGAGCGGGTTGTCCGCCCAGTCCGCGAGTCCCGCCTCGTAGCTGTCGTAGTCCCCGCGTTCGATGGCTTGGTCGATGAGGTCGCGGATGCGCGACGTCTCGTGCGAACCCGGGAGGACGGCGTTCGCGCGGACGTCCGGCGCGAACTCCTTCGAGAGCGTCTTCTCCAGACCGATAACGGCCATCCGGACGGAGTTCGACAGCACCAACTGCTCTTTGGCTTCCTTGACGGTGCTGGACGTGATAGTGACGATGGTGCCGCCGTCGCCGTCCTGCAAGTGCGGCGCGGCCTCGCGCGCCAGTCGCACGGCGCTCATCACGAGCAGTTCGTACGTCTCCTGCCAGTCCTCGTCGTCCATGTCGAGGAACTCGCCCGACGGCGGGCCGCCCGCGCTGGTCACGAGGTGGTCGATGGTGCCGAACTCCTCGACGGTCGCCTCCACGAGCGCCGTCACGTCGTCGGCGTCCGTGAGATCGCCCTGCTTTGCCACGACATCCCCATTCGCCACTTCCTCGACGTCCTCGCGCGCTCGGGCGAGTCGGTCCTCGTCGCGACCGTTCAACACCACATCCGCACCCTCGCGGACGAGCGCCTTCGCGGAGGCCTTGCCGAGTCCACTCGAAGAGGCTGTCACGAGCGCCGCGTTGCCGTCGATTTCGAGGTCCATACTACGATGAACTGGAGCGGCGTCAGAAAACGTTTCCGTACAGGCAAGCGACCCGCGAGCGCGAGAGGGCGCTACGTTCGCCCGCGGGCCCGCGAGCGGGTGGTTATTTGTCTGTGGAGTCGATAGCTCGGCGTATGCTCGACTACTTCGGTCTGGAAGCAGACCTCGACGAGGAAGAGCGACTGCTGCTTGAGTCCGCCCGCGAGTTCGTCGACGGCGAAGTCGAGGGCGTCGGCCAGCACTGGATAGACGGCACCTTCCCCGAGGAACTCATCCCGAAGATGGGAGAGATGGGGTTCTACGCGCCCAACTTGGAGGGGTACGGGCTGCCGAACGTCAGCGAGAAGTCCTACGGGCTGTTGATGCAGGAACTGGAGGCGTGTGACTCCGGTCTGCGCTCGATGGCGAGCGTGCAGGGAGCGCTCGTGATGTACCCGATTCACGCGTTCGGCAGCGACGAGCAGAAAGACGAGTGGCTGCCGAAACTCGGCACCGGCGAGGCCGTCGGCTGCTTCGGCCTCACGGAGCCCGAGCACGGGTCGAACCCCTCGGCGATGGAGACGCGCGCAGAGCGGGACGGTGACGAGTACGTGCTGAACGGCTCGAAGACGTGGATTACGAACTCCCCCATCGCGGACGTCGCGGTCGTCTGGGCGAAAGACCACAGCGAGGACGACAACCCCGTCCGGGGGTTCCTCGTGGAGACCGACCGCGACGGCGTCACGACGAACAAAATCGACGACAAACTCAGCCTCCGCGCGTCCATCACGGGCGAGATCAGCCTGCAGAACGCCCGAGTTCCGAAGGAGAATCGACTGCCGGGCGTCTCGGGGATGAAGGGGCCGCTGTCGTGTCTCACGCAGGCCCGCTTCGGCATCGCGTGGGGAGCGGTGGGCGCGGCCCGGGACTGCTTCGAGACCGCCCGCGAGTACGCCACAGACCGCGAGCAGTTCGGGAAGCCCATCGGCGGCTTCCAGATGCAACAGCAGAAACTCGCGGAGATGGCGACCCAGATTACGCTCGCGCAACTGCTCGCGCACCGCCTCGCGGACCTCAAGGAAGCGGGCGAGATGCGGCCCCAGCACGTCTCGATGGCGAAGCGCAACAACGTCCGCATGGCCCGCGACCAGTCCCGCGTCGCCCGCGAGATGCTCGGCGGCAACGGCATCACCACCGACTACTCGCCGATGCGCCACATGACGAACATGGAGACCGTCTACACGTACGAGGGCACCCACGACATCCACACGCTGATTCTCGGCGAAGACCTCACCGGCATCCCAGCCTACGAGTAATATAGATGGTATCCAGTATTTTCTACCTATTCTATTATATTTTGTAGCGATATCGAGCAGCGACTCGTTCGAGCGGAGTTTTCGTATTGTCCCTCCGCCATTTGTCTCCTTCATCCAGTTATACGCGTCCTATACAAAAGAATAGTTACCTTAGGTGCAGTTTCCGGCTATTCCATTGTAGGGCTTGAATAGAACCCGAAGACAGAGCTTCGAAGAGCAAATTTTGGCGTCTTAGGCCACAAACAGACTTTTGTGGGGCGCTCGACGGAGACCAGACCGCGCAATTTCCCCGAACTACAAACAGCCAAAGATACCAAAATTATAGATAATATATTTTTCTGGTATATTTGCCTCTTGCCTATGGAGTCAGAGTCGGCGACGGGTCTCCGGATTTCCCGACCGACGGGCACGGACGGCGCCAGCGCGGGCCATCACAGAGTGAATCACAGATTCCGACGGAGAACTTCTAAGCTCCCGAGAACCAGCCACCATTCTAATGTGGGTAGGTGGTGTTGTTCCCAGTAGGTATGTCAACTCAAGAACACCGCCTCGAAAGCACCGTCGCCGGCTTCACCGCCGTCGGAAAACTGCACTCGCTGAGCGTCTGGTTCATCCTCGCGCTCCGACTGATGATGGGCGTCGCGTTCCTCTGGAGCGGCGCCGACAAGGTAC
It encodes:
- a CDS encoding pyridoxamine 5'-phosphate oxidase family protein produces the protein MDENERDEFLRERGIGVLSLASENVAYGMPISFGWDGEHLYFILLQFGEDSEKLDYAATTERATFSTYNFEDEHHWRSVVARGPIEEVSADDTDDVTETMFENAQFASLFPHGEPITDQPRYRLVPDELTGQKGQGHDA
- a CDS encoding FAD-dependent monooxygenase; protein product: MSGSDEVDAPVVIAGAGPTGMTAALALNARGVDSIILEADPEDRERPGSRAIYVHKDTLRTLENASPGLGHRLVDNGMIWSTRRTLFRGKEVFERTYPDPGGDGDLPHFSSLPQVWTEEYMLDAVEDAGIDVHWGDGVETVDSSEDVVRVETESGEEYTAEYVVGADGAGSTVRKEIGGKFDGTESANSFIIADIEEDEDNPLMQERVFHYDHPRVDGRNVLLVPFKGGWRVDIQCKEDDDPQKMTEDDEISELVARTLGERYRDRVEWVSQYKFKQVIADRMVDDNDRVLLAGEAGHLFAPFGARGMNSGVADAEAAASAITVAQNADVESARAAEITQYGITRLKAAEYNKNAAGQALEYLQGDSYVTRAKKWLAAKASPYYEPAGEWLDDAPYGPHGGPPVTIGQY
- the rdfA gene encoding rod-determining factor RdfA → MGDAEHDTGSRRSKVARLVDEYGLDGVGAELEARWTATGDDHWSLRDLATHFNRELVRERLYEAGIHPSESEVGDVVRSLTGGGTGAAEQTQLRRRLEREGVDVDALGDDVVTYQAVRSYLKDYRGAEYERDTGDRLETVADAVQKLRGRLVSVTETKLDQLRSTSRLTLGEFRVMVDVRILCTECDSQYSVSELLTAGGCDCDEQRA
- a CDS encoding SDR family oxidoreductase; its protein translation is MDLEIDGNAALVTASSSGLGKASAKALVREGADVVLNGRDEDRLARAREDVEEVANGDVVAKQGDLTDADDVTALVEATVEEFGTIDHLVTSAGGPPSGEFLDMDDEDWQETYELLVMSAVRLAREAAPHLQDGDGGTIVTITSSTVKEAKEQLVLSNSVRMAVIGLEKTLSKEFAPDVRANAVLPGSHETSRIRDLIDQAIERGDYDSYEAGLADWADNPLERVGDPMELGNTVAFLSSPKSGYINGAAVPIDGGSTASNL
- a CDS encoding acyl-CoA dehydrogenase family protein, whose product is MLDYFGLEADLDEEERLLLESAREFVDGEVEGVGQHWIDGTFPEELIPKMGEMGFYAPNLEGYGLPNVSEKSYGLLMQELEACDSGLRSMASVQGALVMYPIHAFGSDEQKDEWLPKLGTGEAVGCFGLTEPEHGSNPSAMETRAERDGDEYVLNGSKTWITNSPIADVAVVWAKDHSEDDNPVRGFLVETDRDGVTTNKIDDKLSLRASITGEISLQNARVPKENRLPGVSGMKGPLSCLTQARFGIAWGAVGAARDCFETAREYATDREQFGKPIGGFQMQQQKLAEMATQITLAQLLAHRLADLKEAGEMRPQHVSMAKRNNVRMARDQSRVAREMLGGNGITTDYSPMRHMTNMETVYTYEGTHDIHTLILGEDLTGIPAYE